A window of Mustela erminea isolate mMusErm1 chromosome 19, mMusErm1.Pri, whole genome shotgun sequence genomic DNA:
ccctcccgaaGCACGCTCCATTCTTGGCTTACAGAGCCTGCCACCCTCAGCTCCAGTGGGCAACTTCGGCTGTCCACATTTGCTGGGAACGAGCCCAGGGGTGAGGTCTCCCGTTTGCGACGGGCGCACATGGTTTGAAGCCTGACTTTGGGGCTTCTGTAAGTTTTGACCAGGTACCTCTGATGGTTTCTTTGGACCTGTTCAAGGACCTCTCCTGTCCTCCCAGAAGGCCCAGGGCAGCCAGCAGAGGTCTGCATCTCTGCTATCAGAGAGGAACTAGAGGCACTGATGGCTGAGAtgaccactccctcccctccctgccccttcccaagACCCGGAAGATGAACGAAGGGTCCAGAAGGAATTGTCCTGGTGGCTTCCCAGGAGACTGTGGAGCTATCCCCCAGCTAGGGCGGGTGCCCACCCCCTCACTGGCCTTCTTATCCTAGGTTCCAGGGTGACAGCCGTCTGGAGCAGTCTGGCTGCTACCACCACTGCGTGGATGAGAACATTGAGAGGAGAAACCACTACTTAGATCTCGCCGGGATAGAGAACTACACGTCTCAGTTTGGGCCTGGTAAGGGAGCTTGTGCACCCGGGAGGCGGGGCAAGGGGAGGGCTGGGCTGTCCATGCGGGGTGGTGTTCATTATAcccccctggggtgggggaaaatGCAGGTTTTACAGGATGGGTTAAAGAGTCTTCTTGGAGGAGATGAcattaaaaccattttaaaaatgagcacatGCCCCAAGTTGAACAAAATCAAATGGTACCTCAGGGCCTCTCATGCAATGAAAACCATTGCTCTGTGCCCCACCCCAGTcatccccctcccccggccccggaCCCTGCTTCCCTGTTCCATCGGCAAAATGCCACTCTGTCTTCCTCAGATGTTGATATCTGTTCGCCCCCTGCTGAGATAAATGAAGAGGTAGCTCACTTAATTTCATACCCCTCAACTCCctactccccttcctccttctgcatGTAATTCCTGGGTTAGTTACCATCGTAAGTTAAGGAATATGCCTGTAGATTTCTGTTCCCATGACCTCAGACAGCGACTGgtgtctctttctcctctctctcttggaagggaagttacttatttttaaggacCTAACAAAGAAACAGAGCTTCCCCCTTCACAGACAGCCAAGCTCCATTCCAGAGAGAGCGAGGAGTGGTCAGGGTAGGGAGGGGAGCTCTCAGAACAGTTACCAGTCCAGGAGCATGGGGGGCATAGGGGGCTTCTGGGGGCACAGAGCAgccccagcacacagtaggtgctcatgaAATATCTGTTAAATTGGTTCCTAGGCTCCCCATCAGTGGCCCAGAAGTCAGAGCTGCCCCCCCACACCTCCAACCCCACTCGGTCTCGCTCCCATGAGCCAGAAGCCATCCACGTCCCACACCGAAAGCCCCAAGGCGCGGACCCGGGCTCCTTCCACTTCCTTGACACCCCATTCGCCAAGGCCTCGGAGGTCCAGCAGCGGCTTCGGGGCGCCCAGGACGGGAGCAAGCACTTTGTGAGGTCCCCCAAGGCCCAGGGCAAGAGCGTGGGTGTGGGCCATGTGGCCAGAGGGGTGAGAAGCAAACCCCCTCTGGGCCCCACCATCCCTGCGGTGTCCCCAGCCGCCCACCTGGCCGCCagcccatccctcctccccacgcTGGCACCCCTCGGGCACAAGAAGCACAAGCACCGAGCCAAGGAGAGCCAGCCGGCCTGCCGGGGTCTGCAGGCGCCCCTGGCCGTGGGCGGCAGTGTCTTGGGGCGGGACCGCGCGAGGGACCTGCCCGCCGTGGTGGTGTATGAGAGCCCGGCTGGCCAGGCGGTCCAGAGACACGaacatcaccaccaccacgaacaccaccaccattaccaccactTTTACCAGACATAGACCCCTCCCCGGAAGCCCCCACCCCGGCCATATGAAGGACCccccccttccccaggctctcCCCAAGGCATTATTATTctattaattattgttattatgatgattattgttattaataattattgttaCTCCACTAATATTCAGCTAGCCTCCATGTAGAAGATATATGGAAACACAGAactaaacttttatttatatgttgtgAGGACTGCATAACTTATCCAAGAAAATGACTCTGGGTTTGCAAGTGGCCTGTTGGGGGTGGAGGCTctctggggctcctgagtggcgcTTCCACGCAGGGCTGGCTCATACCCTTCCCGGCTCTGGGGGAGCCCTCGGCCAGAACTGTGCCCTACCCCAGTCTCTTCCAGGAGAACACCCTTACCTGGCCCGCTTCCAGAGACCCTCGAAATCTCCGAGAAGATAAACAGCTGCTACCTCTTAGtattattctgattttctttggCCCTTAACTGATTGTAATGTGCTACAAGGGATTTCAGCGGACCGCAGACGCGTGACCTTCCTGGCTGTTGTGTTTTTATGTCCCAACCTAGAAACCCTAGCTGTCCTTTCTGGAGTTCCCTTTCATGCCTCTCCAGTGGGATCACGTCCTTGCCCAAAACCTGTCCCATCTTTTCTGCCGCGTACCACGTGGAAACACatgtctcctcctcccttcccttgttctctcttttttagaaagatacacacacacatatttaaatactGCCCCTGCAACCAGCCTTCTCATTTTGGAAACCtctggagagggaacacaaccacaAAAACAAGCGTGGTTTTCCCAGATCGGGCATTTGTGTGTTGTCGGTCATGGCGGAAGATGTGGAAACCTCATGTTCTCTACCATTGgcaaatacatacatacctaccTACATGCTTCTCTACCCGAGCTTCCTGTATCTATAGCTGGGCACTATCTGTCCGTTTCCATGTATCTTTCTATAAATATACACTCTCAGGTAAATTTTCCggtgtgcagaaatcagtggcttgcTTCTCTAGACATGTCCTGAGCCCAGATGTCACCCTGTGTGCCTCTTGGTGGGGCCACTGTCCGTCAGATGCAAATGGTTGCTTGCCTCTCCTTGGCAGGTCCTTTTTCTGGGCTCAGGGTCTGACAGATTTGGAGAGGCCTGCTGGAGTCCAGAAGCTGGGAGGGCAGTGGAGACAGTGGCAAGAGTTGGGGCCCCAGAGCAGTGTCCTCCACAGAGCATGACTTGGTCTGATGAGAGCCTGGGGAGACTAGGAGAAGGACCACTGTCAACTAGTCGGGGTCCCATGGAAAACTTGACACGTGCTCCAACTGGGAAATCTGAGGGGATGTTTACAAAGCATAGGCAAAGCCTCCAGAAAGAGTGCAGAATCCGGGGCCCGTGATGTGTGGGGCCACTTCTGCCCCTGCAGGGGAACAGAGACGTGGCAGTCATCTTCAGGCAGagctgtggggttggggggatgctACCCTAAGGAGCCATGAGGGACCATCACCCCTCAGGGACGCGGCCAGCCTGCGGGGACCTTACAGGGAAATCCATCTCTTGGTGCCACTCCTTCCTGTCGAAGCCCCTGGGAGCCAGAGGAAGCCACAGGGCCAGGGTGCCGGTTGAGGGCCACATGGATGCTCTTTCCAGGCAGGGAGCGAGCGGAGGGACACAAAGAGTGGCCAGCTGCTGGCCTCCTTGCTGGTTGGCTGCCAGATGGCATCTCTCCCAGAGCCTCCGATTTGGATTTGATGTGGCTGGAAAGGAGTTATTTTTGGTAGTGAGCTCTGGATGCGGATGCGCATCGGGCTAGAAGAGGTTAACTCATTCGCTAGTGATCACAcagcaggtggcagagctgggtttcTAGTCTTCCCCAGCACCCCCTAACCACTTCAGGGCTTAACCACTGGGTCAGGTCTTCCCGTGTTTTGAGTTGTGGGCTTCTCTGTGGGCTTCTATCCGTAGCATCCAGCTCaaactgaggggagggagggagccggcCTCCAGAGGCCAGGAGCCGGGGTGGGATGAAGCGGAGAGGCGCTGggccctgtccctccctctctgggttTATATGTCTACCTCACCTCGAAGTGCTTTGTCACGCTGTGGGGGCTGCGGACCCTCTGAGCCCCGCAACCAGATGGAAAAGGATCCTCTGCGAGGGGTAGTCCAGGGCAGGATTCTGGTACCCACTCCTGGGCCAATCACTGGGGCCCACCTGAAGTCACGTGTCCAACCCAGGGCCAGGGGGCGGAGTCTgcgggaagggaaggaagagtgcGAGGCTAGAATTGCTACAAGGTGGAAAGGAACCAGGGATTGGGTCCCGACGGGGAGTCTCCCAGCGGTGGTGGCTTTAGAGCGTTCCCTCAGCCTCTGAAAGGGGGTTCGACGCCATCTCTCGCAGCCTCTCGCCCGCCAGGATTCAGTTATTCCTTAAGGCACCTGAATTAATTCCTTAGGGATTTATTCAAAATACCGTTTTTGAaaaatcatgacctgtgcccacGTTAAAGATTCAGGTAGTACAGAATGGGTGTGCGGTAGAAAGTACACTTCCTTCCAGAATCCCTGACTCCAACCTTCCCGGGCCCCTCCTGGGCCATTCAGTGAGGCTTGGGGGTTGTGAGCCCAGACGCTGGGGCCTGGCTTCAAATTCTGAGTCCTCAGTGCTCTGTGCTTCAAGCGGTACACGGTACTCCTCAAGCCTCTGTTTCCCCTCTGTCGAGGAGTATCATAAGAGACCTACCCCACAGGGTTGTCGCGGAAAATTCACTGAGTTAACATAGGCCTGGCCGGGAGGAGCACCACGAAAATGTTAGCTGCCGTTACTTACAAGAATAAATGCATTTCTGTAAGACACCtctatgtttaaattttgttaattctttgaaaaacctttatttgtttcagaggagCTTTGGGTTTCGGAGAAAATCGAGGGAAAGATACAGATTTCCCACATACTCTACCCTACGCGGGCACAGCCTCCCGCATCATCAGCATGTCTCACCAGaatggtaccttttttttttttttttttttttaaccaaggatgAACCTATGTAGACCCTCAGTAATgacccagagtccatagtttggctcagggttcattcttggtgtcgGGCATTCTGTGGGTTTGCACAAATAGACCATGATGTATCTGTCgttataatatcatacagagtattttcactgccctaaaaatcctctgtgtccTACCCATCCCTCTCTCCACCGCCCCTTTtgttattttagtaaatatttcaaaCAAGGTTTGAAACAGAAAATGGTAACAGTAACTGAACTCACCACCCAGATTTGACACATGCTGACAgtttacaatatttatttcagatctatttttaagaaagaaaacactgccaTGCTGCTTaatccctttcccacccccacttttttatttttacccgAGGAGTAACATAGTATTCATACTCAGGCCTTTCCTCTGTGACCTCATGTGTTTGGAGAGCTTACCCCGTGGCTAGAGAGCTTGGCCCCCTTCTCTCCAACAGCTGTTCCGCCTTCTCTTGCTCGGAGGCGCTGTCATGGACTTGCCCCATCCCCTCCTACCAGTCCTGTGGGTCTCTCATCCCAGTGGCATGTAGGATCCTTGCGTACAATTGTCCCCACCAGCAGGAGCAAGAGGGACAGTGCCAGCACGGAACTGCTGCTGAGTTCAAGGCCATGTGTGATTTCAATGTTGGTAGATTATAAATGACCTCTAAAAGCTGTACCAAATAGTTAGACgttgaaggaagaagagagagaaaaaggaagaggagcaagggagggaggaaggagagaagcagggagagaaaagaaaac
This region includes:
- the NKD1 gene encoding protein naked cuticle homolog 1, producing MGKLHSKPAAVCKRRESPEGDSFAVSAAWARKGIEEWIGRQRCPGGSSGPRQLRAADTVGRGTRELVGDVFRETLSEEEEEDFRLEVALPPEKTDGLASGDEKKREKVSESCPGSKKQLKFEELQCDVSVEEDSRQEWTFTLYDFDNNGKVTREDITSLLHTIYEVVDSSVNHSPTSSKTLRVKLTVAPDGSQAKKGILLNHPDLQSTRPRAETKPAEELRSWEKKQRAPLRFQGDSRLEQSGCYHHCVDENIERRNHYLDLAGIENYTSQFGPGSPSVAQKSELPPHTSNPTRSRSHEPEAIHVPHRKPQGADPGSFHFLDTPFAKASEVQQRLRGAQDGSKHFVRSPKAQGKSVGVGHVARGVRSKPPLGPTIPAVSPAAHLAASPSLLPTLAPLGHKKHKHRAKESQPACRGLQAPLAVGGSVLGRDRARDLPAVVVYESPAGQAVQRHEHHHHHEHHHHYHHFYQT